The Balnearium lithotrophicum DNA window CTTTTCAAGTTCTTGGAAAAATCGTTTCCCACTCCTGCTGCTTTTTGTAGAATAAACCTTTGCAAAGCCTATTCTGGTGAATTTATCTATTGCTGAAAACTGGTAGAAGGTTTTTCCGCACCAGTAGAGGTATTTGACATCTATGAGGACTGTTCCGGGTTTATCGGCTCTAAGTCCTCTTCTGGTGCGGTTCTTTTTCCCTATTTGTTTTCTTTTCTTAAAGTTCCATGTGAGTTTTCTGGTTCTTTCTATCAGATTGTTTCTCTTTAAAACTCTGTAGATGGTTGAAGGAGAGACTTTTATGTCGAGGTATTTTTCTATAAAGACTGATATTTTTTCTTTGCTCCAGGTAGGGAATTTTTCTCTTACTGTGATTATGAGGAATTCAAGTTCTGGTTCTATCTGAGGTTGTCTTACTCTGTGAGGTCTTTTGTTTCTGTCTTTGAGGCCTTCTAAACCGTACTTTTTGTATCTATTTTTCCACTTGTAGAAGGTAGTTGGACTTATTCCGAAGTATCTGCAGGTTAGTCTTGCATTTTGGTGTTTTTCGTAGTGTTGAATCCATTTAAGTCTTTTTCTCACGTTTGGGTCTTTTGTTAGGTCGAGTTTGGTTTTGATTTTCGTTCCTCTTTTGATTGTTTTTTTGAAGGGTGTATTTGATATGTGCAGGGATGCACCTTTGAATTTCTTTAATTGTTTCATTGGTGGACACCTCCTTTTGTTGGAGTTTAAATCTTATTTTAGGGTGTCCACCTTTTTTCTGAACTTCAGTAACACCTTTTTCGAGTTTAGTAGGTAGTAACTACTATATTTCTCTAATCCTACTTGGTTTCTAAACGTTGTTTTATTAAAGATATCTGCATCTTTTTATGATAGTTAAAATATTTTTCAGAGTTTTACTTTGATTGTTATAAATGCAACAAGAGCAACTTCAATAATTGAAGTTGCTGTGGACGATGTACACAGGGGCATCAGTAGAGGATTACCAGAATATAGATAACCCAGGGAAGTTAATACTCCAAAAGAAGGAAATATGGTAAGCTTTTTGAATTTACCACCTTTAAAAAACAGAAAAAGAAGAAAAGAAAGGCTGTTAAGAATTAGACACCTTAAACTTAAGAGATTTAACTGAAAGTTGGGAAAATATTTGAGATAAAAGAACGGAACTTGAGCAGAAAGGAGAAAAAAGAAGGAGAAGATACCAATTTGCAGTTTATACTTTTCAATCAGTTGCGAAAGCTCCCTCTTTTCCAAGTAGAAAACCTCTATTTTTAAGAGTTTCCTCCTCAAGCTCAACGAGTTCATAGAGTTTCTCGCTATAAATTCTCTTTACTAGGGAGGCATTTAGAGCATGTCCCGTTTTATAGGCTGTTATTTTTGCAAGTAGGGGATAACCTAAAATGTATAAATCCCCTATTAAATCAAGAGTTTTGTGGGCAACGAATTCGTTTTCTATTCTTAATCCCCCTTCATTAATAATCCCATTGTTGTCTATTACAATAGCATTCTCTAAACTACCTCCCTTAGCCAAACCCGCAGCCCTAAGTTTTTCTACCTCATTGTAAAAACAGAACGTCCTTGCTTTTGCAATCTTTTTGAAGTTCTCAATGCTGTGGGTATATGTAATTCTTTGATACTGTACCTTCTTATAGGAGTGGTTAAAGGAAATTGTATTGTCTATTACGAGTTTATTGTTCGGTTCTGCGTAAATTCTCTTGTTCTCAAATTCAATTAAAACTTCCTTTCTTAGGAAAGCATACTTTCTCTTCTTTTTAAGCTCCCTAATTCCAGTTTCCTCAAAGAGGAGAATGTAAGGTGCGGAGCTCCCATCCAAAATTGGAATTTCCTCAGAATCCAAAAACACAAATAGGTTGTCTATTCCAAAGGCAGAAAGTGCAGCCATAAGGTGCTCAACGGTTTGAACACTAATCTCCCCGTTTGATAAGTTTGTGGCATAGAAGAGTTTTGAGAGGTACACAGGCGATGCTTTAATAGAGGGAGAACCTTTTATATCTGTTCTAATAAAAACAATTCCTGTATCTGCTGGAGCAGGTGAGAGTTTTACGTTTACTTTCCTTCCCGTATGAAGACCAATTCCGCTGAACTTGACCTCTTTAGAAATCGTCCTCTGATAAACCTGCATTTAACTCTCCAAAGAATTTGGGAAATTATACGGAGAAATAGCCCAATTTCGCTTCCTAAATCTATTTCTGATTTGCAAAATTGCATTTCTACTTACAGAGACCGCACACTTTACAACCGGGGAAACAGGCTGGAGTTGCTTTTCTTTCATAAGTATTTCGATACTCCCTCCAGAGATACTCTTTGTCAATTCCACTCTCTATGAAGTCCCAGGGAAATACTTCTTCCTTTTCCCTTTCCCTGGTGTAGAGCTCCTCAAACGGCAGCCCCATTTCCTTTATTACTCTTCTAAAGGGAGCTCTCTCCTTTACGCTCTTAACTGCTGCCTTACCAATTCTTGTATCTCCCCTTGAAATAATTGCTTGGAGAACTACTTCCTTTGGTTTCTCGTAAGTCAGTGAAACTCCAGGTAGTTTTCTAACCAACTTTGAAATCTTCTTTAACTTCTTTTCTATAGTTCCCTTACTGTTCAATCCGTACCACTGAAAGGGGGTGAAGGGCTTTGCAATTACTGGATTAATACTTAGATGAACCTCTCCCCTTTTTCCTTTTTCCTTCCAAAAGGGAGTAGCTATTTTCACAAACTTCCCTGCCATTTCGGGAATTTTTTCGATATCCTCATCCGTTTCTCCTGGAAGACCTATTAAAAAGTAGAGCTTTAAATTCTCAGCCCCGCTCTCCAAGCACTTTTCCGCAAACTCAAAGTACCTCTCATCCTTAACCTTTTTATTAATTGAAAATCGAAGTTCCTCAGAACCGGCCTCAGGAGCAAGGGTTACTGTCTTTTGTCCCGATTCCTTGAGTATTTCAAATATAAATGGAGATGTTGATGAGGCTTTCATAGATGAAAAAGAGGCTCTCATACTGCACTTTTTCAGTACCTTATAGAGCTCCTCCATTCTTGAATAGTCTGTAACTCCAGCACCTATTAAACCAACTCTACTAACGTATTTTGAAGCAATCTCTATTTCCCTCTCAACAACACTAATATCCTTTTCCCTGTAGGGAAGTCCCATATAGGAGGCAACACAGAATCTGCACTTTTCTACGCATCCCCTGTTGAGCTCTATCAGAAACATCTCGTTGAATGTTGTACTTTCTGATATAAAACACGAGTGGGAAGGTGTAATCCTAAAAATTGGAGAACGATAAATTTTTCTCCTCTCTCCTGAAATTGAAACAACCTTTAGGCCATCGTAGCTGAACGTATAATTCTCACTCAATACTACATTATCAAATTTCTCTAAACTCTCAATAGAAGGTTTTTCTACTAAAGATTGAAAAACTTCCTCTATACGTCCCTCAGCTTCTCCCAAGTAAACTGCGTCTAAAATGGGCAAGAAGGGGACTGGGTTGTAGTAAAGGCCTATTCCTCCACCTATTATCAAAGGGGAATTTTTTCTTTTTTCCCTTAATGGCTCAATTTCCCAGTTTAAGAGGAGCTCCACAATCTTAAAAAGGTGATTTTCATACGTTACTGTAAAGGCAATTACGTCAAACTCTTTAGGATTAAGTTCTAAAAAGTAGGAACTTTCCATTTCTTCAAAAATAAGGTCGCAGCTTATACCCTCTATTGAATTTAAGAGGGAATAGATTCTGTGGAGGGAAAGGCTTGAAAATCCAACGTTTTCAGCTCCTGGATATACAAGTAAAATCTTTAAATTTCCCTTTTTGTAGACAAGGTGTTGACATTCACGGACAAGGGTTAACTCTGACATTAAACTCCTAAACAAGAACTGTTTTCAACAAAAATACTTCGGAATAAATGAAAAAGCCACCCTTTCGGGTGGCCTATATTGGAAATTTTAGAGAAAATTCTAATTACTTCTCCTTATTTTCATCTCCTTTATCCTCTTTCTTCTTCTCTTCCGGCTCTTTAACGATAATCTTAACTTCCTTCCTTGCTGCTTCAGCCTTTGGAAGCCTTATTTCAAGAACTCCCTTATCGTAGTAGGCCTCAATTCCTTCCTCTTTTACCTCAACAGGTAACGGAATTACTCTTTGGAACTCTCCATAGAAAGTTTCACTGAAGAACACGTTGTCCTTTTCTTCCTTCTGCTCCTGCTTTTTGACACCACGGATAATTAAGTAGTTCCCTCTAACCTTTACATCAATGCTGTCTTTATCAAGGCCGGGCATTTCAGCCTTTACTACTAACTCATCCGGCGTTTCGTACATTTCAATTTTTGGTTCAAAACCTGCTTCAAATCCGGGAAACTCCCTTCCGAATCCTCCAAATCCCCTCATCATTTCAGACATCATTCTCTCAATCTCTTGGAAGTGTCTGAACATATCCTCAAAGGGGTCAAACCCTCTCCTACCTCTTCCAAAGAATCCTCCAAACATCTCTCCCTCCTTCAATTAGGTTTTAGTTTAGTTTAAATCTAACTTTAAATTAAGTAAAAGTTTTTTATAAGTCAACTATTTGACTCCAAACTTTTTCCTCTTTTCTTTTACAAATTTTTTGATTTCTCTCAATCCCCCTGCATTGACAACGTCCTTTTTCTCAACCCATCCCCTCCTTGCAGTTCCAACTCCCAACTTTATCATCCACATGTGGTCTGTATGGTGGGAGTCTGTGCTTATTACAAGTTTTGCTCCAAACTTTACGGCCAACCTACAGTGAGCATCCCTTAAGTCAAGTCTGTTGTAGTAGGAGTTAACTTCAAGAGCAGTTCCCGTTTCTGCCGCCGTTTTCATTATTTTCTCAATGTCTAAGGGATAGCCGTCCCTCTGGCCTATTATCCTACCCGTAGGATGGGCTATCGCATTGACGTAAGGGTTGTTCATTGCCCTTATTATTCTCTCTGTATTATCCTGAGAGAACCTTGAGTGGATGGCTGCAACTACAAAATCCAATTCCTTTAAAATCTCGTTGGGATAGTCCAACGAACCGTCGGGGAGTATATCAACCTCTGCACCCTTTAAAACTCTTATCTTTCCCTTGTACTTCTCGTTTATTTTGTCTATCTCGTAGTTCCTCCTCTCCAAATCCTCCTCTGAAAGCCCGTTGGCAACCTTTAGACTCTTTGAGTGGTCCGTTATTGCTATGTATCTGTATCCCATCTCAATTGCCTTTTTAACGTAGTCCTCAATGGTTGATGCACCATCAGACCAGTTTGAGTGAATGTGAAGGTCTCCCTTTATCTCACTGTAATCAACAAGTTTTGGGAGTCTGTGCTCTAAGGCTGCTTCAATTTCTCCGGTATCCTCCCTTATTTCAGGTGGTGGAGTATCCATTCCTAAAGCGCTGTATATTTCCTCTTCCGTCCTTCCAGCAATCTTTTCATTCCCTTTAAAAAGACCATACTCGTTCAGTTTCAACCCCAACTTTAAACAAATTGTCCTTAAGTGAATGTTGTGAGCTTTTGAGCCTGTAAAGTACTGGAGTGCTGCTCCGTACGATTCGGGTTCTATCACCCTTAAATCAACCTGCTCTCCCTCCTCAACAATAACCGTGGCCTTCTTTGTTCCCTTCCAGAGAATCTCTTTAACATTTGGAAGGTTAACGAAGGCATCTATTATTTCTAAGTTCTTTCCCGTCGCAAGAATGTCTATATCACCTACCGTCTCCTTCATTCTCCTTGTTGAACCACAGACCGAAATCCTCTCAACGGCCGAATGCTCCTTTAACTGGTCTATGATTTTGTCTGCAATGAATACTGCAACCCCTAAGAGAATTCTTCCACCACTACTTTCAAGGAGCTCTATTCCCTTTTTAATCTTCTCAACCTTTTTCACTCCAAAACCGGGAAGTTTCAGTAAATCCCCCCTTTCTATTGCCCTCTTTAAATCCTCAATACTCCTAATTCCCAATTTATCGTAGAGAAGCTTAACCGTTTTAGGACCAACTCCAGGAATATCCAGTAGTGTGAATACGGTATCCGGAACCTGCTGTTTTAACTTTTCAAATTCCTCTATCTTTCCTGTCCTGAGAAACTCAAGGATTTTTGCCTGTAACCTCTGGCCTATTCCCGGAAGCTGAGAGAGCTTTCCTTCCTTTGCAAGTACTTCAATATCCTCTGATAAGTCCCTAATTAGCCTTGCTGCATTCCTGTAAGCCCTTATATGGTAAGGATTATCCCCCATAAATTCAAGAATGTCGGCCCACTTATCAAAAATGTCTGCTAATTCCTTGTTCTTCACCTTACCCCCCTCCTAACACATTTAACTTTAAATTATAATTTTCCCATTATGAGTGAAGGGAAATTAAAAAGGGACAACTTTTGTTTTGTCTGTGGAAAGGAAAATCCAAGGGGAATGCATCTCTCCTTTGAAAAGAAAGAAGACTGCGTAACTGCAAGATTTTCCCTTCCCAACTACTATCAGGGTTACGAAAACGTTATCCACGGTGGCATAATCTCACTCATTCTTGACGAGGCTATGGCCTACCTTCAATCCCTCGAAGAAAGGTTTTTAACGGGAAAAATAACTGTTAAATTCCACTCTCCCCTCTATGCGGATGAAGAGGTTGAGGTAAAAGCCTGGATTGAGTCGGACAGGAGGAAATACAAGATAACTAAGGCAGTTATGAAGAAATTGAACGGCAAAACCGTTGCAGAGGCAGAAGCCCTCATGTTTGTTTTGAAGGAGAGTAAGGAATGAGAACAAAGCTCCTGATTTTTCTCGTTTTACTAATACCTGGAATTCTCCATTCTCAGGAAGTAACCGTTCTTACAGACTCTGCCTCTGTAAGGGAAGTTCCATTCGGAAAAATAGAGAAGACGTTAGATAGGGGAAGTGAGAGGGAACTTGGAAATGTACTCCAGTTTTGGGGGAAAATGGAGGACGGTTGGATTAACCTTGACTACTGTAACTATACACTACCCCTTTTAAAAAAAACGGGAGAAATTCAGTTAGAGTACTCAATAATTTCTGAACCCATAAAGATTGACGGCATTAACTTAAACAGAGGAGATGTTGTCTATTTCTCAGGAAAAGGCGTTTTTTTCATCTTTAATAATAGAATTTTTCCAATAGGACAGTTTAGATTTAACATTAATAGGGAGGTCTATTCCATTTCTGTTTTAAACAGGAATTCAATCCTGTCCGATGGGGAAAAGTCTGTTAAAGTTAAGGCAGGTTCGGTTATTTTAAAGGGAGATTCAGGATTTATCTACAAAAACCATTTCTATACTCAATTAATCCCTGTAAAGCCAAAGGATAATATTGATAAAAGTCAGGTTTTAAAAGAGATAAACAAAGTTATTGATGTTTTTAACAGTGCAAAGCTCTCCTCGCCTTTAGCAGAGAGGTTAGGCTACTATGCAAAGACTCTTCCGATTAAGAGCTCCGACTTAGAGTTCTTCAACTCCCCAAACGGTTTAGGTGTGAGGGTAAAGATAAAGTATGAGTTCTTTACGAAGGATGGTTCTCCCATTCTTGGAAGGAAAACGAGGCTCTTTCTCAAAAAGAGTAACTATGAGTTCTGGCGCCACATCTCTGAATCTCTCTTTCATTCTGGTGTAAGGAGTTTTGTTGACTTGGAGATTTTTAGGTTTGACGGAAAAAACTCCTTTGAAGACTCTGGATTTGTTGTCTCGAGTTATCATATGTACAAGTACGGATACCTGAAGAACTGGAAGTCCTTTTTGGAAAACTCTGAATCAAATCTTAGCGATGATTTGTGGTTCTTTGCAGACGAGGTTTACGAGAGGTTGGAAAATGATTAGGGAAAATTTTGAAAAAATTAAGGAAAAAATTGAAAAAAGCTGTTTGAGAGTAGGAAGGAGTCCTGAGGAAGTTAAGATTCTTGCTGCTACAAAGACAAGAACCCCCGACGAAATTAGAGAGGCTTACGAAGCAGGAGTTAGACTTTTTGGGGAAAACAGAGTTCAGGAGGCAAGGGAGAAGATTCCTGAACTTAAGGACTTAAGAGATGCAGAGTGGCACATGATAGGCCATCTTCAAACAAACAAGGTAAAGTATGCAGTAGAGCTCTTTAACTGGATTGAAACGATAGATAGAAGGGAGCTTGTTGACGAAATCGTTAAAAGATTGGAGAAAAAGGGATTAGAGAGGATAAAGGGACTAATTGAAGTAAAACTCTCTCCTGAGGAGTCAAAGCACGGCTGTTCTCCAGAGAAGGTTGAGGAGCTCCTTTCCTACACTTTAGAGTTTCCACAGATAGAAATTTTAGGTTTTATGACAGTTCCTCCCTACCTTGAAAATTTGGAGGAGGTTAGACCTTACTTTAGGAAGTTAAGGGAAATTAGGGATAAGATGGAAGAAGTGTTTGGCAGGAAATTTCCGGAGCTCTCCATGGGAATGTCCCACGACTTTACAGTCGCAGTTGAAGAGGGAGCAACAATTGTTAGGATAGGAACGGCACTATTTGGAGAAAGGAAATACTAATTGGAGGATAGTATGAAGAAAGAGTTAATAGTTTACGTTAAAAGTCCTGAGAATAAAAAGGTTGTAACCGCTGCACTTGAATCTGGAGTCAGTGCAATTCTCCTTGATAAGCCTGAAAGTAAGAAGGTTAAATCCCTTGCAAAAGTTAAAACGATTGCTCCAGATGGGGACTACAAGTTGGGAGAGGAGTTTGTAATTGTTGAGATAAGGGGAAAGGAGGATGAAGAGAGGGCTGCAGAGCTCCTTAAAAAGGGAAAGAAGGTTATAGTTAAGACTACGGACTGGACGATTATTCCCCTTGAAAACCTCTTAGCCCAGGGAGATGAGGTTTACGCCTGGGTTAGAAATTCTAAAGAGGCTGAAACTGCAATAACGATTTTGGAGAAGGGGGTTAAAGGAGTAGTCCTTGACACAGAGGATGTAAATGAAATTAAGGCTACCGGAGAAGCAATAAGTTTAGTAGGGGAGAACGTTAAGTTAGAAGTTGCAAGGATAAAGAGGGTTAAACCGATAGGAATGTGCGACAGGGTCTGTATAGACACCTGTTCAAACATGAAGAGGGGTGAGGGAGCTCTTGTTGGAAATTCCTCTGCAGGAATGTTCTTAGTTCACGCAGAAACGGAGTCAAATCCTTACGTTGCTGCAAGGCCTTTCAGGGTTAACGCAGGCGCAGTTCACATGTACGTAAGGCTTCCGGGAGGAAGAACCAAGTACTTGGCCGAAATAGAGAGCGGTGATGAAATTATGATTTACAACTACAAGGGAGAGGGAAGGATTGCCTATGTAGGTAGAGCAAAGGTTGAAAGGAGACCTATGCTCCTCATTGAGGCTGAAACTGAGGATGGAAAGAAAGTAAGTGGAATACTCCAAAATGCGGAAACCATAAGATTAACCTCCCCTAAAGGTGAACCGATTTCCGTTGTTGACCTAAAGGAGGGGGATGAAGTTTTGGTTTACACTGAGGAGCCGGGAAGACACTTTGGAATGAAGGTTAAGGAAACGATTGTTGAAAAGTAGGGGGAATTATGGGAGATGAGTTCTTTAGGGAGTTGATGGCGGATGCCCTTGGAAAGTCGCCTGAGGAGCTATCTGAACTTTTAGGAGAAAATCCAAAAGTTTGCGACGTTTTTGTCCAGAGAGTTTACTTGGACGACTCCCTTCAAAAGTTTGAGTGGGGAGTTTCGGTTGTAAGGTTAAACGGAGATGATATTGAGGAGGCCTCGACCTACGGGGTCTTCCACAGGTGGAGTTTGGCAAGGAAGTACGGAAGGGCTCTAAAGGAGTTCTTTGAAAGTAAAGGTTACGAAACTCACTTAAAAGGGGAGCTTGGAGAATGAGGGTTCTTGTTACGGGAGGAGCCGGCTTTGTAGGTTCAAACTTGGTTTTGGAGCTCCAAAAAAGATTCCCTGACTGGGAAGTTTTTGTCCTTGACGACTTCTCTTCCGGTTACTTTAAAAACTTGGTTGACTTTAGAGGGGAAACGATAACAGGTTCAATAACTGAGAGGGAAACTGTAGAAAGGTTGAAGAAGTACAGGTTTGATGTAATCTTCCATCAGGCTGCAAACGTCGATACAACAGATACAAACCAGAGAAGAATGATGGAAGTTAACTGTGAGGCCTTTAAGGAGCTCCTCGAAGTTGTAAGGGAGTCCAAGGGGAGGATAGTCTACGCCTCATCAGCTGCCGTTTACGGAAATACTCCTCCTCCCATGAAGGTAAATGAGGGACTAAAGCCTGAAAACGTCTACGGTTTTTCAAAGCTCTCTATGGACATGTACTCTTACAGGTTTATGAGGGAAAACCCAACCGTTCCCGTTGTAGGGCTCAGATACTTCAACGTTTACGGTCCAAGGGAAACCCATAAGGGGAAAATGGCAAGTATGGTTCTCCAGCTTACAGTCCAGATACTAAAGGGGAAAAGACCGAGGCTGTTTAAGTGGGGAGAACAGAAGAGGGATTTTGTTTACGTTATGGACTGCGTTGAGGCAAACATAAGGGGAGCATTTTCTGAAAGGAGTGGAATTGTTAACGTTGGAACGGGAAGGGCAAGAAGTTTTAACGAAGTAGTAGAAATAATAAAGAAAACATTAGGCGTTGATGCTGAGACTGAGTACTTTGATAACCCCTACGACTTCTATCAAAACTATACAGAGGCCGATTTAACAGAGACGAAGGAGATATTGGGCTGGTATCCTCAAACTCAGATAGAGGAGGGAATTCCCCTCTACGTTCAGTGGATAAAGGAAAACGTCAATTGGGAAAAGCTCCCATACTGAGGGAGCTCCCCTTCTCTTTCTACAAGAGTTAAATCTTAAGTAAGAATACTTTATATCAAAAAGATTAAAAAGAAATTTTAGAAAAGTTGACAAAATTCTGAAACAGAATTAACTTCATTTTTAGAAGTTAATTGGAGGGTGGAACTGTGATTGATAAGGATACTCCCGTTTACATGATAAGTGTTGTTGCAAAAATTGCTGGTGTCCACCCCCAGACTCTCAGGTTTTACGAAAACGAAGGTCTCATAAAACCCTCAAGAACCGAGGGAAAAACGAGACTCTACTCTGAAAGGGACCTGTTAAGGATAAAGAGAATTGTTTCTCTTACCCGTAAAAAGGGCGTTAACGTTGCAGGAACCCATCTAATACTAAATCTTGAGGACGATTTAGAAAACCTATTTAACGAAATTTCCAAGAGGATTGATGAGGAAACAAAAAAGCTCCTCATATCAATCTTAGAGGAGCTCAACTTCAGTGAGCTTGATAAGGAGAGAATTTTAGAAATCCTAAAAAAATAGAAGGAGGGAAGAGATGAACATCTGGGACGTTTTAAG harbors:
- the lpxC gene encoding UDP-3-O-acyl-N-acetylglucosamine deacetylase; the protein is MQVYQRTISKEVKFSGIGLHTGRKVNVKLSPAPADTGIVFIRTDIKGSPSIKASPVYLSKLFYATNLSNGEISVQTVEHLMAALSAFGIDNLFVFLDSEEIPILDGSSAPYILLFEETGIRELKKKRKYAFLRKEVLIEFENKRIYAEPNNKLVIDNTISFNHSYKKVQYQRITYTHSIENFKKIAKARTFCFYNEVEKLRAAGLAKGGSLENAIVIDNNGIINEGGLRIENEFVAHKTLDLIGDLYILGYPLLAKITAYKTGHALNASLVKRIYSEKLYELVELEEETLKNRGFLLGKEGAFATD
- a CDS encoding Hsp20/alpha crystallin family protein: MFGGFFGRGRRGFDPFEDMFRHFQEIERMMSEMMRGFGGFGREFPGFEAGFEPKIEMYETPDELVVKAEMPGLDKDSIDVKVRGNYLIIRGVKKQEQKEEKDNVFFSETFYGEFQRVIPLPVEVKEEGIEAYYDKGVLEIRLPKAEAARKEVKIIVKEPEEKKKEDKGDENKEK
- the polX gene encoding DNA polymerase/3'-5' exonuclease PolX, with product MKNKELADIFDKWADILEFMGDNPYHIRAYRNAARLIRDLSEDIEVLAKEGKLSQLPGIGQRLQAKILEFLRTGKIEEFEKLKQQVPDTVFTLLDIPGVGPKTVKLLYDKLGIRSIEDLKRAIERGDLLKLPGFGVKKVEKIKKGIELLESSGGRILLGVAVFIADKIIDQLKEHSAVERISVCGSTRRMKETVGDIDILATGKNLEIIDAFVNLPNVKEILWKGTKKATVIVEEGEQVDLRVIEPESYGAALQYFTGSKAHNIHLRTICLKLGLKLNEYGLFKGNEKIAGRTEEEIYSALGMDTPPPEIREDTGEIEAALEHRLPKLVDYSEIKGDLHIHSNWSDGASTIEDYVKKAIEMGYRYIAITDHSKSLKVANGLSEEDLERRNYEIDKINEKYKGKIRVLKGAEVDILPDGSLDYPNEILKELDFVVAAIHSRFSQDNTERIIRAMNNPYVNAIAHPTGRIIGQRDGYPLDIEKIMKTAAETGTALEVNSYYNRLDLRDAHCRLAVKFGAKLVISTDSHHTDHMWMIKLGVGTARRGWVEKKDVVNAGGLREIKKFVKEKRKKFGVK
- a CDS encoding radical SAM protein, translating into MSELTLVRECQHLVYKKGNLKILLVYPGAENVGFSSLSLHRIYSLLNSIEGISCDLIFEEMESSYFLELNPKEFDVIAFTVTYENHLFKIVELLLNWEIEPLREKRKNSPLIIGGGIGLYYNPVPFLPILDAVYLGEAEGRIEEVFQSLVEKPSIESLEKFDNVVLSENYTFSYDGLKVVSISGERRKIYRSPIFRITPSHSCFISESTTFNEMFLIELNRGCVEKCRFCVASYMGLPYREKDISVVEREIEIASKYVSRVGLIGAGVTDYSRMEELYKVLKKCSMRASFSSMKASSTSPFIFEILKESGQKTVTLAPEAGSEELRFSINKKVKDERYFEFAEKCLESGAENLKLYFLIGLPGETDEDIEKIPEMAGKFVKIATPFWKEKGKRGEVHLSINPVIAKPFTPFQWYGLNSKGTIEKKLKKISKLVRKLPGVSLTYEKPKEVVLQAIISRGDTRIGKAAVKSVKERAPFRRVIKEMGLPFEELYTREREKEEVFPWDFIESGIDKEYLWREYRNTYERKATPACFPGCKVCGLCK
- a CDS encoding helix-turn-helix domain-containing protein encodes the protein MKQLKKFKGASLHISNTPFKKTIKRGTKIKTKLDLTKDPNVRKRLKWIQHYEKHQNARLTCRYFGISPTTFYKWKNRYKKYGLEGLKDRNKRPHRVRQPQIEPELEFLIITVREKFPTWSKEKISVFIEKYLDIKVSPSTIYRVLKRNNLIERTRKLTWNFKKRKQIGKKNRTRRGLRADKPGTVLIDVKYLYWCGKTFYQFSAIDKFTRIGFAKVYSTKSSRSGKRFFQELEK
- a CDS encoding PaaI family thioesterase; this translates as MSEGKLKRDNFCFVCGKENPRGMHLSFEKKEDCVTARFSLPNYYQGYENVIHGGIISLILDEAMAYLQSLEERFLTGKITVKFHSPLYADEEVEVKAWIESDRRKYKITKAVMKKLNGKTVAEAEALMFVLKESKE
- a CDS encoding YggS family pyridoxal phosphate-dependent enzyme, which produces MIRENFEKIKEKIEKSCLRVGRSPEEVKILAATKTRTPDEIREAYEAGVRLFGENRVQEAREKIPELKDLRDAEWHMIGHLQTNKVKYAVELFNWIETIDRRELVDEIVKRLEKKGLERIKGLIEVKLSPEESKHGCSPEKVEELLSYTLEFPQIEILGFMTVPPYLENLEEVRPYFRKLREIRDKMEEVFGRKFPELSMGMSHDFTVAVEEGATIVRIGTALFGERKY
- the rfaD gene encoding ADP-glyceromanno-heptose 6-epimerase produces the protein MRVLVTGGAGFVGSNLVLELQKRFPDWEVFVLDDFSSGYFKNLVDFRGETITGSITERETVERLKKYRFDVIFHQAANVDTTDTNQRRMMEVNCEAFKELLEVVRESKGRIVYASSAAVYGNTPPPMKVNEGLKPENVYGFSKLSMDMYSYRFMRENPTVPVVGLRYFNVYGPRETHKGKMASMVLQLTVQILKGKRPRLFKWGEQKRDFVYVMDCVEANIRGAFSERSGIVNVGTGRARSFNEVVEIIKKTLGVDAETEYFDNPYDFYQNYTEADLTETKEILGWYPQTQIEEGIPLYVQWIKENVNWEKLPY
- a CDS encoding 3-dehydroquinate synthase II; the protein is MKKELIVYVKSPENKKVVTAALESGVSAILLDKPESKKVKSLAKVKTIAPDGDYKLGEEFVIVEIRGKEDEERAAELLKKGKKVIVKTTDWTIIPLENLLAQGDEVYAWVRNSKEAETAITILEKGVKGVVLDTEDVNEIKATGEAISLVGENVKLEVARIKRVKPIGMCDRVCIDTCSNMKRGEGALVGNSSAGMFLVHAETESNPYVAARPFRVNAGAVHMYVRLPGGRTKYLAEIESGDEIMIYNYKGEGRIAYVGRAKVERRPMLLIEAETEDGKKVSGILQNAETIRLTSPKGEPISVVDLKEGDEVLVYTEEPGRHFGMKVKETIVEK
- a CDS encoding MerR family transcriptional regulator, with product MIDKDTPVYMISVVAKIAGVHPQTLRFYENEGLIKPSRTEGKTRLYSERDLLRIKRIVSLTRKKGVNVAGTHLILNLEDDLENLFNEISKRIDEETKKLLISILEELNFSELDKERILEILKK